From Bacillota bacterium, one genomic window encodes:
- a CDS encoding glycosyltransferase family 39 protein, with protein MAAAGACPARASRLNVAVPVLVFMAAFAVRAAFIHHWGDTLTLQSDDLGYIESGRRLAVDHVFSYWRPKLSPEPALGPTAYITPGYPLFLAFFFRMFGDAGSHALAAARYAQAIISAGGVCLVYYLGEHFSGRWAGAGAALLCAFYPPLILLSGLLLTETLFTFCLLVFTLIWLKVQPANRRGYALLGVIAGLAVLLRPTGAVLVMLALCFLGWRFLTASGRSVRAPFLAAVVLLGFFCLTVSPWWVRNAVVFHRFIPLSEGGGNPLLLGTYVNLEGIRYGWSNDWPVGKDPMETSRLQTALALERLETGFAEDFRRYLDWYTRAKFKLLWFRTFLWGAEQKLPPVFTQYLHYVILSAGLFGLVYGLARRLPGAGRIFGILAAYTAVHLVTYAHCRYALPLLPLLAVFAPAAFTYRLRGRYYK; from the coding sequence CTGCCCGGCGCGCGCCTCCCGGTTGAACGTCGCTGTTCCGGTGTTGGTGTTTATGGCGGCGTTTGCGGTGCGGGCGGCATTTATCCATCACTGGGGCGACACGTTGACCCTGCAGAGCGACGACCTGGGTTACATCGAGAGCGGCAGACGCCTTGCTGTCGACCACGTCTTTTCGTACTGGCGCCCTAAACTTTCCCCTGAACCGGCCCTCGGGCCGACGGCCTATATCACCCCGGGATACCCGCTTTTCCTTGCCTTTTTCTTCCGGATGTTCGGTGACGCCGGCAGCCATGCACTGGCGGCGGCGCGGTACGCCCAGGCGATTATCTCCGCGGGCGGTGTTTGTCTCGTTTATTATCTCGGCGAGCATTTCAGCGGGCGGTGGGCGGGAGCCGGCGCGGCGTTGCTTTGCGCCTTTTATCCTCCTCTTATCTTGTTAAGCGGGCTCTTGCTTACCGAGACGCTTTTCACATTTTGTCTGCTTGTGTTCACTCTGATCTGGTTGAAGGTGCAGCCGGCGAACCGCCGTGGTTATGCGCTGTTGGGGGTAATCGCAGGGCTGGCGGTCCTTCTCCGTCCCACCGGCGCCGTCCTGGTGATGCTTGCTTTATGTTTTTTAGGCTGGCGATTTCTTACCGCTTCCGGGAGATCCGTACGGGCGCCGTTTCTTGCCGCCGTCGTGCTCCTAGGTTTCTTTTGCCTTACCGTGTCACCTTGGTGGGTACGCAACGCCGTCGTCTTCCACCGTTTCATCCCGCTTTCCGAGGGAGGCGGAAACCCCCTGCTGCTGGGGACTTACGTTAACCTTGAGGGAATCAGGTACGGCTGGAGCAATGATTGGCCGGTGGGGAAGGACCCCATGGAAACGAGCCGGCTGCAGACCGCCCTTGCCCTGGAGCGTCTTGAAACCGGCTTTGCAGAGGATTTCAGGCGTTATTTGGATTGGTACACTCGGGCGAAGTTTAAGCTGCTCTGGTTCAGGACGTTTTTGTGGGGTGCGGAACAAAAGTTACCGCCGGTTTTTACCCAGTACCTTCACTATGTCATCCTGTCGGCGGGGTTATTTGGCCTGGTCTACGGTCTCGCACGCCGATTGCCGGGCGCCGGGCGTATTTTCGGTATTCTTGCGGCCTATACAGCGGTGCACCTTGTCACGTACGCCCACTGCCGTTACGCGCTTCCCCTGCTGCCGCTCCTCGCGGTCTTTGCGCCGGCAGCTTTTACGTACAGGCTGCGCGGCCGTTATTACAAATAA